A stretch of Bacteroidota bacterium DNA encodes these proteins:
- a CDS encoding DUF2132 domain-containing protein — protein sequence MAMQNPDPLHGKTLQMILEHLVDYYGWEMLGIRVPINCFRSDPSISSSLKFLRRTPWARQQVEDLYREVIERERK from the coding sequence ATGGCAATGCAAAACCCAGATCCGTTGCATGGGAAGACGCTTCAGATGATTTTGGAGCACCTCGTAGACTACTACGGCTGGGAAATGCTTGGCATTCGGGTGCCGATCAATTGTTTTCGCAGTGACCCAAGCATTTCATCCAGCCTCAAATTCCTGCGCCGCACGCCTTGGGCGCGACAGCAAGTCGAGGATTTGTACCGTGAAGTGATCGAGCGCGAACGGAAATGA